The Arachis hypogaea cultivar Tifrunner chromosome 19, arahy.Tifrunner.gnm2.J5K5, whole genome shotgun sequence genome has a window encoding:
- the LOC112777997 gene encoding uncharacterized protein, with protein MENKAKKESSHVHHSLHEDSHTICKTKYKPKIRIIHIYAPEIIKTDVENFRELVQKLTGKPTSEDQSTRKKKKKQPSTKTRKNNITSRKEKETSGNDNGVLENNPTKKMELRNDDSDEKVKEEEVGSFRDGGGFSDLEGFISELFPLDATHHMQGFVEKLYA; from the coding sequence ATGGAAAACAAGGCTAAGAAAGAATCATCACATGTGCATCATTCTTTGCACGAAGATTCACACACAATATGCAAAACCAAATATAAGCCCAAGATACGCATAATTCACATATATGCACCGGAGATTATCAAGACCGATGTGGAAAACTTCAGGGAACTGGTTCAGAAGTTAACTGGGAAACCAACAAGTGAAGATCAAAGTACccgcaagaagaagaagaagcagccatCAACGAAGACAAGGAAAAATAACATCACAtcaaggaaagagaaagaaacaaGCGGCAATGATAATGGGGTGTTAGAGAATAATCCAACCAAGAAAATGGAGCTGAGGAATGATGATAGTGATGAGAAagtcaaagaagaagaagtaggaaGTTTTAGAGATGGAGGAGGGTTCTCAGATTTGGAAGGTTTTATTTCTGAGTTGTTTCCTTTGGATGCCACTCATCACATGCAAGGGTTTGTGGAAAAATTGTATGCATAA
- the LOC112777328 gene encoding probable plastid-lipid-associated protein 13, chloroplastic isoform X1, producing the protein MSMATSHTSLSSITIPSSSSSSKFSSSLSPFLALAPPQRTKARRLHVRRTCVRAMVQQAVQGAPAAYAKEMERLSAKESLLLAFKDAGGFEALVSGKTTDMQRIDVNERITGLERLNPTPRPTTSPFLEGRWNFEWFGSGSPGLFAARLIFENFPSSIASLSKMDVFIKDGNANITANMNLLNSIESKLIISTKLSVEGPLRMKEEYVEGTLVSPTIIEDRVPEQLKGALGQAVNAVQQLPVPIRDAVSSGLKVPLSNSIQRLFMISYLDEEILIIRDTSGMPEVLTRLDASPSSLGESIPEYES; encoded by the exons atgtcaatggctacttcacaCACCTCTCTTTCCTCAATCAccatcccttcttcttcttcttcttccaaattcAGTTCTTCACTGTCTCCATTCCTCGCGCTAGCACCTCCGCAACGCACTAAAGCGCGTCGCCTCCACGTTAGGCGCACGTGCGTCAGGGCAATGGTTCAGCAAGCCGTTCAGGGTGCCCCTGCTGCTTACGCCAAGGAAATGGAGCGCCTTTCAGCCAAAGAATCGCTTCTTCTCGCT TTTAAAGATGCAGGAGGTTTTGAGGCACTGGTCTCTGGGAAGACAACTGATATGCAAAGGATTGATGTGAATGAAAGGATAACTGGTCTCGAGCGGCTCAACCCGACACCCCGTCCAACCAC GTCACCCTTTTTGGAAGGACGATGGAACTTTGAGTGGTTTGGTTCCGGAAGTCCAGGGTTGTTTGCTGCACGATTAATATTTGA AAATTTTCCTTCAAGCATAGCTAGTTTGTCAAAGATGGATGTCTTCATTAAGGACGGAAATGCTAACATTACTGCAAACATGAACCTGTTGAACTCG ATAGAAAGCAAATTAATTATCTCAACCAAGTTATCTGTGGAGGGGCCACTTAGAATGAAAGAGGAGTATGTTGAGGGGACTCTTGTGTCACCAACAATCATTGAAGACAGAGTTCCAGAACAGCTTAAAGGTGCACTTGGGCAGGCAGTTAATGCTGTACAACAGCTTCCCGTTCCTATACGCGATGCTGTTTCCAGTGGTCTAAAAGTTCCTCTAA GTAACAGCATTCAAAGACTCTTCATGATATCTTATCTCGATGAGGAAATACTt ATTATTAGGGATACTTCTGGAATGCCCGAAGTTTTAACGAGGCTGGATGCATCACCATCTTCTTTGGGAGAATCAATTCCTGAGTATGAGAGCTAG
- the LOC112777328 gene encoding probable plastid-lipid-associated protein 13, chloroplastic isoform X2, translated as MQRIDVNERITGLERLNPTPRPTTSPFLEGRWNFEWFGSGSPGLFAARLIFENFPSSIASLSKMDVFIKDGNANITANMNLLNSIESKLIISTKLSVEGPLRMKEEYVEGTLVSPTIIEDRVPEQLKGALGQAVNAVQQLPVPIRDAVSSGLKVPLSNSIQRLFMISYLDEEILIIRDTSGMPEVLTRLDASPSSLGESIPEYES; from the exons ATGCAAAGGATTGATGTGAATGAAAGGATAACTGGTCTCGAGCGGCTCAACCCGACACCCCGTCCAACCAC GTCACCCTTTTTGGAAGGACGATGGAACTTTGAGTGGTTTGGTTCCGGAAGTCCAGGGTTGTTTGCTGCACGATTAATATTTGA AAATTTTCCTTCAAGCATAGCTAGTTTGTCAAAGATGGATGTCTTCATTAAGGACGGAAATGCTAACATTACTGCAAACATGAACCTGTTGAACTCG ATAGAAAGCAAATTAATTATCTCAACCAAGTTATCTGTGGAGGGGCCACTTAGAATGAAAGAGGAGTATGTTGAGGGGACTCTTGTGTCACCAACAATCATTGAAGACAGAGTTCCAGAACAGCTTAAAGGTGCACTTGGGCAGGCAGTTAATGCTGTACAACAGCTTCCCGTTCCTATACGCGATGCTGTTTCCAGTGGTCTAAAAGTTCCTCTAA GTAACAGCATTCAAAGACTCTTCATGATATCTTATCTCGATGAGGAAATACTt ATTATTAGGGATACTTCTGGAATGCCCGAAGTTTTAACGAGGCTGGATGCATCACCATCTTCTTTGGGAGAATCAATTCCTGAGTATGAGAGCTAG
- the LOC112776533 gene encoding U1 small nuclear ribonucleoprotein C codes for MPRYYCDYCDTYLTHDSPSVRKQHNAGYKHKANVRSYYQQFEEQQTQSLIDQRIKEHLGQAAAFQQVGVAYNPLVQRPAMPPVLPPPRLPIPGAPQIPGSQPLMPGMRPLLPRPIPGAPGYMSAPPMQPMVPPPGAPQVPGQLSSLPRPPTLAPTPTVPGSAAPPASNGAPSIAPPAMYQANPTAPATGGYDSYNANAQAPEGNH; via the exons ATGCCGAG GTACTACTGTGACTACTGTGATACCTACTTAACCCACGATTCT CCATCTGTGAGAAAGCAGCATAATGCAGGTTACAAACACAAG GCAAATGTGAGGTCCTACTACCAACAATTTGAAGAACAACAAACTCAAAGTTTAATCGATCAAAGGATCAAAGAACATCTTGGGCAAGCTGCAGCATTTCAGCAGGTTGGTGTGGCTTATAATCCTCTAGTTCAGAGGCCAGCCATGCCCCCTGTATTGCCACCTCCGAGATTGCCTATTCCTGGTGCCCCCCAAATACCTGGAAGTCAACCGCTAATGCCAGGAATGCGACCCCTTTTGCCTAGGCCGATTCCTGGTGCACCAG GATATATGTCTGCACCTCCCATGCAACCAATGGTACCTCCTCCTGGAGCTCCCCAGGTGCCAGGTCAGCTGAGTTCCCTACCCCGGCCACCTACATTAGCTCCCACACCAACAGTTCCTGGAAGCGCTGCACCACCAGCTTCCAATGGTGCTCCTTCTATTGCTCCACCAGCCATGTATCAAGCCAATCCAACAGCACCAGCAACTGGAGGTTATGATAGTTACAATGCAAATGCTCAAGCACCTGAGGGCAATCACTGA
- the LOC112779591 gene encoding 3-ketoacyl-CoA synthase 4 has protein sequence MHHIPPTPSMAAAREEAENVMFGALDNLSANTKIKPKDIGVLVVNCSLFNPTPSLSALIVNKYKLRGNIRSFNLGGMGCSAGVIAIDLDKDMLQVHRNTYAVVVSTENITQNWYFGNKKSMLIPNCLFRVGGSAVLLSNKGSVKRRAKYKLVHVVRTHKGADDKAFRCVYQEQDDDGKTGVSLSKDLMAIAGGALKTNITTLGPLVLPISEQLLFFATLVVKKLLNAKL, from the coding sequence ATGCATCATATCCCTCCAACTCCTTCCATGGCTGCTGCAAGAGAAGAAGCTGAGAATGTTATGTTTGGTGCTTTGGATAATCTCTCTGCTAATACAAAGATTAAGCCTAAGGATATTGGTGTTCTTGTTGTGAATTGCAGTTTGTTTAACCCAACTCCTTCACTTTCTGCTCTGATTGTGAACAAGTACAAGCTTAGGGGTAACATTAGAAGCTTCAATTTGGGTGGTATGGGTTGTAGTGCAGGAGTTATAGCCATTGATCTTGATAAGGACATGCTTCAAGTTCATAGGAACACTTATGCTGTTGTTGTTAGCACTGAGAACATTACTCAGAATTGGTACTTTGGGAACAAGAAATCTATGCTGATCCCAAATTGTTTGTTCCGTGTTGGTGGTTCTGCTGTTTTGTTGTCCAACAAAGGCTCTGTTAAGAGAAGAGCAAAGTACAAGCTTGTTCATGTTGTGAGGACTCATAAGGGTGCTGATGATAAAGCTTTCAGGTGTGTGTATCAAGAACAAGATGATGATGGCAAAACTGGTGTTTCTCTCTCAAAGGATCTTATGGCTATTGCTGGTGGGGCTTTGAAGACTAACATCACAACTTTGGGGCCTCTTGTTCTTCCAATAAGTGAACAGCTTCTGTTCTTTGCTACTTTGGTTGTTAAGAAGCTTCTGAATGCAAAATTGTAA
- the LOC112777999 gene encoding ATPase family AAA domain-containing protein At1g05910 isoform X2 produces MELYKTMLMMEREQQSAAVIPNNYTYRFVLKACAYLFSLSEGKQVNAHVLKLGFESDTHIWNSLIHFYATCGFLDLAHKVFEKMSERSEVSWNIMIDSYASAVSDEDAPNYHSIIQNPMDMVTMLQRVDNGWYITRSAFLQDIDLIVSIAKVYNGEDYNGAWIVSRACQLRDVVHEMISQMDPALVAYCDKIAAQGGPVHLSNELRGSTFPATPVVQLGTATRLSAQLRNVEPEVSVDQSYEALKHTKKSSDVARGGNLV; encoded by the exons ATGGAACTTTATAAAACAATGTTAATGATGGAACGAGAACAACAAAGTGCAGCGGTTATTCCTAATAATTACACATACCGTTTTGTATTAAAGGCATGTGCTTACTTGTTCTCTCTTTCTGAAGGGAAACAGGTGAATGCTCATGTATTGAAACTTGGGTTTGAATCGGATACTCATATTTGGAACAGTTTGATTCATTTTTATGCAACTTGTGGGTTTCTAGACTTGGCACACAAGGTGTTCGAGAAAATGTCCGAAAGAAGTGAGGTTTCATGGAACATCATGATTGACTCTTATGCAAGTGCTG TCTCAGACGAAGATGCTCCTAACTATCACTCAATTATCCAGAACCCGATGGACATGGTAACCATGTTACAGCGTGTTGATAATGGCTGGTATATTACACGTTCTGCATTCCTGCAGGACATTGATCTTATTGTTTCCATTGCAAAG GTTTACAATGGAGAGGATTACAACGGTGCTTGGATTGTGAGTAGAGCTTGTCAGCTCCGTGATGTG GTGCATGAGATGATCTCACAGATGGATCCAGCATTAGTTGCATACTGTGACAAGATTGCTGCCCAAGGTGGCCCGGTTCATTTGTCTAATGAATTAAGGGGGTCTACATTCCCTGCTACTCCCGTTGTACAACTGGGAACTGCCACTAGATTGAGTGCTCAACTTCGTAATGTCGAACCAGAGGTTAGTGTGGATCAGAGCTATGAAGCATTGAAGCACACTAAGAAGAGTTCTGATGTTGCACGTGGAG GTAACCTCGTGTAA
- the LOC112777999 gene encoding ATPase family AAA domain-containing protein At1g05910 isoform X4, whose amino-acid sequence MQVLRYNLFHYPVSDEDAPNYHSIIQNPMDMVTMLQRVDNGWYITRSAFLQDIDLIVSIAKVYNGEDYNGAWIVSRACQLRDVVHEMISQMDPALVAYCDKIAAQGGPVHLSNELRGSTFPATPVVQLGTATRLSAQLRNVEPEVSVDQSYEALKHTKKSSDVARGAKDKSGQEPLPSKSQTQSTYGNLHGTDTNKSVHGSSLEDTTISDTELSTRLQSIKQLFVERSDG is encoded by the exons ATGCAAGTGCTG CGATATAATCTCTTCCATTATCCAGTCTCAGACGAAGATGCTCCTAACTATCACTCAATTATCCAGAACCCGATGGACATGGTAACCATGTTACAGCGTGTTGATAATGGCTGGTATATTACACGTTCTGCATTCCTGCAGGACATTGATCTTATTGTTTCCATTGCAAAG GTTTACAATGGAGAGGATTACAACGGTGCTTGGATTGTGAGTAGAGCTTGTCAGCTCCGTGATGTG GTGCATGAGATGATCTCACAGATGGATCCAGCATTAGTTGCATACTGTGACAAGATTGCTGCCCAAGGTGGCCCGGTTCATTTGTCTAATGAATTAAGGGGGTCTACATTCCCTGCTACTCCCGTTGTACAACTGGGAACTGCCACTAGATTGAGTGCTCAACTTCGTAATGTCGAACCAGAGGTTAGTGTGGATCAGAGCTATGAAGCATTGAAGCACACTAAGAAGAGTTCTGATGTTGCACGTGGAG CAAAAGATAAGTCAGGACAAGAGCCTTTACCATCCAAGAGTCAAACCCAATCAACTTATGGGAATTTGCATGGAACGGATACAAATAAAAGTGTTCATGGTAGCAGTCTTGAAGACACCACGATATCAGATACTGAACTTTCAACAAGATTGCAGTCTATTAAGCAGCTTTTTGTTGAGCGCAGCGACGGTTAG
- the LOC112777999 gene encoding ATPase family AAA domain-containing protein At1g05910 isoform X1, with protein MELYKTMLMMEREQQSAAVIPNNYTYRFVLKACAYLFSLSEGKQVNAHVLKLGFESDTHIWNSLIHFYATCGFLDLAHKVFEKMSERSEVSWNIMIDSYASAVSDEDAPNYHSIIQNPMDMVTMLQRVDNGWYITRSAFLQDIDLIVSIAKVYNGEDYNGAWIVSRACQLRDVVHEMISQMDPALVAYCDKIAAQGGPVHLSNELRGSTFPATPVVQLGTATRLSAQLRNVEPEVSVDQSYEALKHTKKSSDVARGAKDKSGQEPLPSKSQTQSTYGNLHGTDTNKSVHGSSLEDTTISDTELSTRLQSIKQLFVERSDG; from the exons ATGGAACTTTATAAAACAATGTTAATGATGGAACGAGAACAACAAAGTGCAGCGGTTATTCCTAATAATTACACATACCGTTTTGTATTAAAGGCATGTGCTTACTTGTTCTCTCTTTCTGAAGGGAAACAGGTGAATGCTCATGTATTGAAACTTGGGTTTGAATCGGATACTCATATTTGGAACAGTTTGATTCATTTTTATGCAACTTGTGGGTTTCTAGACTTGGCACACAAGGTGTTCGAGAAAATGTCCGAAAGAAGTGAGGTTTCATGGAACATCATGATTGACTCTTATGCAAGTGCTG TCTCAGACGAAGATGCTCCTAACTATCACTCAATTATCCAGAACCCGATGGACATGGTAACCATGTTACAGCGTGTTGATAATGGCTGGTATATTACACGTTCTGCATTCCTGCAGGACATTGATCTTATTGTTTCCATTGCAAAG GTTTACAATGGAGAGGATTACAACGGTGCTTGGATTGTGAGTAGAGCTTGTCAGCTCCGTGATGTG GTGCATGAGATGATCTCACAGATGGATCCAGCATTAGTTGCATACTGTGACAAGATTGCTGCCCAAGGTGGCCCGGTTCATTTGTCTAATGAATTAAGGGGGTCTACATTCCCTGCTACTCCCGTTGTACAACTGGGAACTGCCACTAGATTGAGTGCTCAACTTCGTAATGTCGAACCAGAGGTTAGTGTGGATCAGAGCTATGAAGCATTGAAGCACACTAAGAAGAGTTCTGATGTTGCACGTGGAG CAAAAGATAAGTCAGGACAAGAGCCTTTACCATCCAAGAGTCAAACCCAATCAACTTATGGGAATTTGCATGGAACGGATACAAATAAAAGTGTTCATGGTAGCAGTCTTGAAGACACCACGATATCAGATACTGAACTTTCAACAAGATTGCAGTCTATTAAGCAGCTTTTTGTTGAGCGCAGCGACGGTTAG
- the LOC112777999 gene encoding ATPase family AAA domain-containing protein At1g05910 isoform X3 has product MSERSEVSWNIMIDSYASAVSDEDAPNYHSIIQNPMDMVTMLQRVDNGWYITRSAFLQDIDLIVSIAKVYNGEDYNGAWIVSRACQLRDVVHEMISQMDPALVAYCDKIAAQGGPVHLSNELRGSTFPATPVVQLGTATRLSAQLRNVEPEVSVDQSYEALKHTKKSSDVARGAKDKSGQEPLPSKSQTQSTYGNLHGTDTNKSVHGSSLEDTTISDTELSTRLQSIKQLFVERSDG; this is encoded by the exons ATGTCCGAAAGAAGTGAGGTTTCATGGAACATCATGATTGACTCTTATGCAAGTGCTG TCTCAGACGAAGATGCTCCTAACTATCACTCAATTATCCAGAACCCGATGGACATGGTAACCATGTTACAGCGTGTTGATAATGGCTGGTATATTACACGTTCTGCATTCCTGCAGGACATTGATCTTATTGTTTCCATTGCAAAG GTTTACAATGGAGAGGATTACAACGGTGCTTGGATTGTGAGTAGAGCTTGTCAGCTCCGTGATGTG GTGCATGAGATGATCTCACAGATGGATCCAGCATTAGTTGCATACTGTGACAAGATTGCTGCCCAAGGTGGCCCGGTTCATTTGTCTAATGAATTAAGGGGGTCTACATTCCCTGCTACTCCCGTTGTACAACTGGGAACTGCCACTAGATTGAGTGCTCAACTTCGTAATGTCGAACCAGAGGTTAGTGTGGATCAGAGCTATGAAGCATTGAAGCACACTAAGAAGAGTTCTGATGTTGCACGTGGAG CAAAAGATAAGTCAGGACAAGAGCCTTTACCATCCAAGAGTCAAACCCAATCAACTTATGGGAATTTGCATGGAACGGATACAAATAAAAGTGTTCATGGTAGCAGTCTTGAAGACACCACGATATCAGATACTGAACTTTCAACAAGATTGCAGTCTATTAAGCAGCTTTTTGTTGAGCGCAGCGACGGTTAG